The genome window TCTGTACGATTACCATATGGATGGCTTCATTGATAACCACATCCTTCACTCGGCTCATCTCAATGAAGGTCGTGCTCTCCTTCCCTGAAGCATAGGATGAAGTCACCTGAATGCCAAGTGAGCCGATGACCAATAGGGATTCCTGGTCAATTTTCACGAAGTGCAGGTATATGATCAGGCCAATCAGCGTGATGAAGATAGCAGCAGAAAGCACCATACTATTCTGTAAAACAAGTCAAGCAAAGACAGAGCTCTGGTCCTACAATTGGCTGAACGGGGCTTTAGACAAACTGATATTGCACAGTAAATTATAATATTAAAGCTACAGTTACAAGGCAGTTTTACGTAGGGGGAACCCTTTTATTAACCTCGCTGGTTAATAAATGTGTAATGATCTTTAAATCAATCTTCACGATATGGCCTCAAAAAACTGGGAGCTGAAAAACTGCAAGAAATTTGCTTGTAAATTTAGTGCAGAAACCTCAACCAAAACCAGCCACTTACAGCAATGTCATTATTTGTCATAATACAAATGTCTACAAAGATGATGTCACTGACAGAGAAGTGTTGTGCCATGTTTACTAGAACCGAAGGTGGACTctcagagggaaagaaaaatcttttaggaaaaaatgctgcATGGCCCTACCAGCTTCTTCGGTCACACTACTGCCTTTAAGCTGGCGATGGCTTATCAGAGAATCACcgggttagaaaagacctctgagatcaccCAGTCTATGGGATTCAAGCAGCCTCTTCTGCCAGGAGAAGGCGCCTAAgctccgcccccccccccccccccccccccgcgaaCTCGTGGCCGCGCGCTGCGTCctcgcggggcggggcgcggttCGCGCCGTGGGGCCTCGTACCTCGCTGAGCACGAAGAGCCCGTAGGCCGCCAGCCAGGCGGCGGAGGTGGCGGCGCTGAGGGAGCGGAGGCGCAGGCGGGGCGCGCGCACGGCCAGCTCCCGGCAGGAGGCGCTGTGGCGGAGGCGCCTCAGCGCCAGGGGGGCCCCTGAGGCGGAGCGGTAGCGCAGCTCCGCCATGGCGGAGAGACGGGGGAGagcgccgccccgccccccgcgccccgccccacCCCGAGCTGGGGCCGCCTCCCAACCGGCAGCGTTGGCTCTTGGGGAGTTTCATAACGTtcaaattagaccttggaaataAAGTgtcatagaatcgcagaatcatcgaacagttggggttggaaggggcctgaaagatcatccagttccaacccccctgccgtggacacctcccaccagaccaggctgcccaaggccacgtccaatctggccttgaacacctctagggatggagtaTACACAACTTcactggacaacctgttcctcaccgtgaagaatttttcacggaaagggtcattgggccctggaacaggctgcccagggaggtggttgagtcaccttccctgtaggtgtttaagagacagaTGGATGACGTActgaggggcagggtttagtggttgataggaatggttggactctatgaccCAGTGGATCCTTatcagcctagtgattctatgattctaaattcctcatttctagtctaaatctgcccttctcctgtttacacccattccccctcatcctatcactacaagcctttgaaacagtccctccccagcttttctgtagccccttcaagcactggaaagttgctataaggtctccttggagccttctcttctccagattgaacaaccccaaatctctcagcctgtccttgtatgggaagtgctccacatgcataagatttctgggagaatttatACATACGCATGCAAGTGGGAAAGATATTCTGTAACAGCCTTTATCTCGCTGCACACGCTTGATAGAGATCACTCCCGCACGTTGCCCAAGCCTGAAaaagggtgcttgctttctaaaactcaaaaACAAGTCTTTGAGAGTTTTGTTTGCCAACATTTTCAGTACCTCCACCTCTACGGCAGCATCAGGAGCCTCTGTGGGCTCCACATGTTCAGCGCCCTGCTTCCTCTGGTCTTTAGCAACGTGTTTGAACACCCCAGGTTCCAGTGCCTTCGAGCGTCTCTGCCATGAT of Phaenicophaeus curvirostris isolate KB17595 chromosome 5, BPBGC_Pcur_1.0, whole genome shotgun sequence contains these proteins:
- the PIGH gene encoding phosphatidylinositol N-acetylglucosaminyltransferase subunit H; translation: MAELRYRSASGAPLALRRLRHSASCRELAVRAPRLRLRSLSAATSAAWLAAYGLFVLSENSMVLSAAIFITLIGLIIYLHFVKIDQESLLVIGSLGIQVTSSYASGKESTTFIEMSRVKDVVINEAIHMQKVIYYLCILLQDPGNPQGVSEVVPLFQSSKPRLDCLIEVYKSCQEILEQRRTAPQSSGIK